One Phalacrocorax carbo chromosome 12, bPhaCar2.1, whole genome shotgun sequence genomic window carries:
- the BNIP3 gene encoding BCL2/adenovirus E1B 19 kDa protein-interacting protein 3, producing MSRLSPQEENLQGSWVELHFSSNGNGSGTAASPASQEQVPASISIHNGDMEKILLDAQHESGRSSSRESSHCDSPPRSQTPQDSHRALEIESHSSGEKNSFQSEEDFLERRKEVERLLKKNADWIWDWSSRPENIPPKEFLFKHPRRTATLSMRNTSVMKKGGIFSAEFLKVFLPSLLLSHLLAIGLGIYIGRRLTTTASSSTF from the exons ATGTCGCGGCTCAGCCCGCAGGAGGAGAACCTGCAAG GTTCCTGGGTAGAGCTCCACTTCAGCAGTAACGGAAATGGCAGCGGAACTGCTGCTTCTCCGGCGAGCCAAGAACAAGTGCCCGCCTCTATTTCCATTCACAACGGTGACATGGAGAAGATACTCCTCGATGCTCAACATGAATCTGGAAGAAGCAGTTCAAGAGAAAGTTCACATTGTGACAG CCCTCCTCGTTCCCAGACACCTCAGGACAGTCACCGAGCTTTGGAAATAGAGAGTCACAGCAGTGGAGAAAAGAACAGCTTTCAG TCTGAAGAAGATTTCcttgaaaggaggaaagaagtgGAGAGGCTGCTGAAGAAGAATGCGGATTGGATATGGGACTGGTCCAGCAGGCCGGAGAACATCCCGCCAAA GGAATTCCTCTTCAAGCATCCCAGGCGCACAGCTACGCTCAGCATGAGAAACACCAGTGTAATGAAGAAAGGGGGGATATTCTCAGCGGAATTTTTGAAggtgtttcttccttctctgcttctgtCTCATTTGCTTGCCATTGGACTAGG GATCTACATCGGAAGACGCCTTACGACCACGGCTTCAAGCAGTACATTTTAA